A genome region from Babesia bigemina genome assembly Bbig001, chromosome : I includes the following:
- a CDS encoding tRNA synthetase class II core domain containing protein, putative, translating into MGRLRIFAVLSLAWYACDWALPGALFAHGELFGVPEARGDGVSGDHGAPLRRLLRKGGVFAKVAPGIHALLPVGRKIVARLERVLRVEMARLHTHELELPILQPERLIRSREAEFGRDLYKLKDRQDRVLHLSPTCEELACLVACNALSPLSRTRLPLRVFQIRSKFRDELRPCDATMRCREFTMKDAYSFHADEQSSEAAYEEFREGYKRILQKLRIAHTIRREDRGDCFDEEFDAELPATGDSSKLEIAHIFKLGTALCEEAGLSYEVEGRRKKPVHLNSYGIGIQRLLYAAAAQHSDADGLKLPQIMAPYDVAVVPCDTDSAEVAQLAHDLHVSLSKAGLDTLLDNRDLPLKQRTADLRAIGVPHVVYVSESTQVGGTREPSGAVAEAIRQESRTSNEYHLGQSESALLARSWPNVDTSRLDKPVRYVHRAFEGDFVLPAARLLELLCA; encoded by the exons ATGGGCAGACTACGGATATTTGCCGTGTTGTCTCTGGCGTGGTACGCATGCGACTGGGCATTGCCGGGAGCGTTATTTGCACATG GAGAGCTCTTCGGCGTGCCCGAGGCCCGTGGAGACGGGGTGAGCGGCGACCATGGCGCCCCGCTCCGTCGGCTGCTTCGCAAGGGAGGTGTGTTCGCTAAGGTCGCGCCCGGAATACACGCGCTGCTACCGGTCGGCAGGAAGATAGTCGCGCGTCTGGAGCGAGTCCTAAGGGTTGAGATGGCGCGTCTCCACACACACGAACTGGAGCTGCCGATACTACAGCCGGAGCGTCTGATACGGAGCCGCGAGGCGGAATTCGGCCGAGATTTGTACAAGCTTAAAGATAGACAggatcgcgttttacaccTCAGTCCCACATGCGAGGAGTTGGCTTGCCTGGTGGCGTGCAACGCACTCAGCCCCCTGTCGCGAACGCGGCTGCCGCTGAGGGTATTCCAGATCCGCTCCAAGTTCAGGGATGAGCTGCGCCCCTGCGACGCGACCATGCGGTGCAGGGAATTCACGATGAAGGACGCCTACTCCTTCCATGCAGACGAGCAGTCGTCGGAGGCCGCCTACGAGGAGTTCCGTGAGGGCTACAAACGCATACTGCAGAAGCTGCGCATAGCACATACAATTAGACGTGAAGATCGCGGGGACTGCTTCGACGAGGAATTCGATGCTGAACTCCCTGCCACTGGCGACTCCTCGAAGCTCGAGATCGCTCACATCTTCAAGTTGGGAACCGCACTCTGTGAGGAGGCAGGTCTCAGCTACGAGGTGGAAGGCCGGCGCAAGAAGCCCGTGCACCTCAACTCCTACGGCATAGGCATACAGCGCCTACTGTACGCGGCAGCGGCCCAGCACAGCGACGCCGACGGGCTGAAGCTGCCGCAGATAATGGCCCCTTACGACGTCGCAGTTGTGCCTTGCGACACGGATTCGGCTGAAGTGGCCCAACTGGCGCACGACTTGCACGTGTCGCTATCCAAAGCCGGGCTTGACACACTGCTGGACAACCGTGACCTCCCGCTGAAGCAGCGCACAGCGGACCTGCGAGCCATCGGTGTGCCGCACGTTGTGTACGTCTCCGAGTCGACTCAGGTGGGCGGGACCCGTGAGCCTAGCGGTGCCGTGGCCGAGGCCATACGGCAGGAGAGTCGTACCTCCAACGAGTACCACCTGGGGCAATCAGAATCCGCCTTGCTAGCTCGAAGCTGGCCAAACGTCGACACAAGCCGCCTGGACAAACCGGTGAGGTACGTACACCGCGCGTTCGAAGGCGACTTCGTGCTTCCGGCCGcgcggctgctggagctgctgtGCGCGTGA
- a CDS encoding Putative sialic acid transporter — MKRPQTPSAGAGTAPKVEHDAVGKSLYSLVSLVEGFDQHMLCMCMRAFEASLGLNQSQLSTLMTVSNISRLGCCLIWGLLADKYKLNHVFAAGLLWMGIFSIIQSSTSDYKSIIILRILHGFAFACIYPVQQKIVAEDYSDVSCNLIFGTMQALNCIGSLVCAVVTTRIARQVILGHYGWRTAYVVLGYVWILFGIAIMYGMTRGKSEKERCNAKDKTDVKEVIEVAFSAVFYCKTAGISIFTLFVAETPTCAISNMALYLQYLGVSDAMAGVAVATTMIGCALGSGVGGLIIKYISENYERRGELYSGIAVLVIRLILCLLFFLWKPPCGTLCWYHYMELAAFGGTLVTVGGVDRALLKKAIEDKCQATAAAVIRTISGIASIVILFQISTYLSENVFGYIPSTAPFETMQVSIKHRNAEALKLSMMYIIVAGTILNIFCYVALLCYAPEREGDKGKVK, encoded by the exons ATGAAGCGACCGCAGACGCCTTCTGCGGGGGCAGGTACAGCTCCAAAGGTTGAGCATGATGCGGTGGGGAAATCACTCTACAGCTTGGTCTCTTTGGTCGAAGGCTTCGATCAGCACATGTTGTGTATGTGTATGAGGGCTTTCGAGGCTTCTTTGGGTCTGAATCAGTCGCAATTATCTACGCTGATGACCGTGTCTAATATTTCGCGCTTGGGCTGCTGTCTGATTTGGGGATTGCTGGCAGATAAGTATAAATTAAATCACGTGTTCGCAGCAGGCCTCCTGTGGATGGGTATTTTTTCGATCATTCAGAGTTCCACGTCCGACTACAAATCA ATTATTATCTTACGCATTTTACACGGTTTTGCTTTTGCCTGCATTTACCCCGTGCAACAAAAAATTGTTGCGGAAGACTATAGTGACGTGTCGTGTAACCTAATATTCGGTACCATGCAAGCGTTGAACTGCATAGGGAGTCTGGTCTGTGCAGTTGTCACGACGCGTATTGCGCGACAAGTAATATTGGGACACTACGGCTGGCGCACTGCTTATGTCGTTTTGGGGTACGTATGGATATTGTTTGGTATAGCAATTATGTATGGAATGACAAGAGGGAAAAGTGAGAAAGAGAGATGTAACGCAAAGGACAAAACGGATGTGAAAGAAGTGATAGAAGTAGCCTTTTCAGCAGTTTTTTACTGTAAGACGGCAGGTATCTCAATATTCACGCTATTCGTAGCGGAAACTCCCACGTGCGCGATTTCCAATATGGCCCTGTACCTCCAATATTTGGGAGTGTCTGACGCCATGGCAGGTGTTGCCGTGGCCACGACAATGATTGGTTGTGCATTAGGAAGCGGCGTTGGTGGCTTAATTATTAAGTATATTTCAGAAAATTATGAAAGGCGTGGGGAACTTTATTCCGGTATTGCCGTTCTTGTCATCCGACTAATTCTCTGTCTATTATTCTTTTTATGGAAGCCCCCATGCGGAACTCTGTGTTGGTATCATTACATGGAGTTAGCAGCGTTCGGTGGAACATTAGTGACGGTTGGTGGTGTAGACAGGGCCCTTTTGAAGAAAGCAATCGAGGACAAGTGTCAAGCTACCGCGGCAGCTGTGATTAGAACCATATCAGGCATCGCAAGTATTGTAATTCTCTTCCAGATTTCCACGTATTTGTCCGAAAATGTGTTTGGCTACATTCCGTCGACAGCGCCTTTCGAAACCATGCAGGTCAGTATTAAACATAGAAATGCTGAAGCACTGAAGTTGTCCATGATGTACATTATTGTAGCAGGCACGATACTCAACATTTTTTGTTATGTTGCGTTGTTGTGTTATGCTCCTGAGAGAGAAGGTGATAAAGGAAAAGTAAAATGA
- a CDS encoding asparaginyl-tRNA synthetase family protein, putative, giving the protein MVGLTTGAPTAALMKLAEERSSKTLESTQPRYERIGRLLTILGAASGGNSRVPISVHLSDIYGKTKLGDVYDIHSGMRPIKHAEFEALRLGTSAAQTELPTISVAGWCKTVRMQNAGKLGFVIINDGSCKADLQVIVHEGAIGHDIVSKCTAGTTASVKGILVERPPKAAAAQDAPKEETLEAIAQKYEVHVCSFEGHRFEIIGENRDAAKYPIAKKYITHEFLREVAHLRPRSYFISAVMRVRSALAMATHTYFQRLGCIYLSTPLITTTDCEGAGELFQVTTILEGCRTMGDLSKRMLGGDAQKAKTLEEMELDFKKDFFKRRAFLTCSGQLSAENYTCAMGKVYTFGPAFRAEHSHTYRHLAEFWMVEPEIDFCDLPKNMEIAEEYIKFCIQYALDHCLDDIMYLESIGDAGLVENLRSFVRDRFARITYTDVIDILLQHEADFKAGLVSGAECMKREDGVEPQKTAFENPVYWGVDLSSEHERFIAEVVFKKPTIIYNYPSKIKAFYMRRNDDGRTCAAMDVIVPQFGELVGGSQREERPEVLEASIKENGLNAEDYSWYMDLRTYGSIPHSGFGLGFERLVMLVTGVANIRDAIPFPRYVGKADF; this is encoded by the coding sequence ATGGTGGGACTTACTACGGGCGCGCCAACTGCCGCGCTTATGAAGCTCGCGGAGGAGCGCTCCAGCAAGACCTTGGAATCAACGCAGCCGAGGTACGAGCGTATCGGCCGCTTGCTGACCATTTTGGGTGCTGCGAGTGGAGGGAACAGCCGCGTTCCCATCTCTGTCCACCTTTCCGATATTTACGGCAAGACCAAGCTCGGTGATGTCTATGACATTCACAGCGGCATGCGGCCTATCAAGCACGCCGAGttcgaggcgctgcgcctcgGTACAAGCGCCGCCCAGACCGAGCTGCCAACGATTTCCGTCGCCGGGTGGTGCAAAACCGTACGTATGCAGAATGCCGGGAAGCTGGGATtcgtcatcatcaacgACGGCAGCTGCAAGGCCGATTTGCAGGTCATAGTACACGAGGGAGCCATTGGACACGACATCGTGAGCAAGtgcaccgccggcacgacCGCCAGCGTGAAGGGCATCCTGGTGGAGAGGCCTCCCAAGGCAGCAGCCGCCCAGGACGCGCCAAAGGAGGAAACGCTTGAGGCGATTGCACAGAAATACGAAGTGCATGTGTGCTCATTCGAGGGACATCGCTTTGAAATCATCGGCGAGAATCGCGACGCCGCAAAGTACCCGATTGCCAAGAAGTACATCACGCATGAATTCCTGCGTGAGGTCGCCCACCTCAGGCCCAGGAGCTACTTCATCAGCGCCGTGATGAGAGTGAGGAGCGCGTTGGCCATGGCTACGCACACCTACTTCCAGAGGCTCGGGTGCATCTATCTCAGCACGCCGCTCATCACGACGACGGACTGCGAAGGCGCCGGCGAACTGTTCCAGGTCACCACCATCCTGGAAGGCTGCCGTACCATGGGCGACCTGTCGAAACGGATGTTGGGCGGTGATGCGCAAAAGGCTAAGACTTTGGAGGAGATGGAGCTCGATTTCAAGAAGGACTTCTTCAAGCGCAGGGCCTTCCTCACCTGCAGTGGGCAGCTTTCCGCAGAGAACTACACGTGCGCCATGGGCAAGGTGTACACCTTCGGGCCGGCGTTCCGCGCGGAACACAGCCACACCTACAGGCACTTGGCGGAGTtctggatggtggagcCTGAGATTGATTTCTGCGACCTGCCGAAAAACATGGAGATCGCGGAAGAGTACATCAAATTCTGCATCCAGTATGCGTTGGATCACTGCCTGGATGACATTATGTACCTGGAGAGCATCGGAGACGCTGGACTTGTGGAAAACCTACGCTCGTTCGTACGCGACAGATTCGCGCGCATCACCTACACCGACGTCATTGATATCCTGTTGCAGCACGAGGCTGACTTCAAGGCCGGTTTGGTTAGCGGAGCGGAATGCATGAAACGGGAGGACGGCGTGGAACCTCAGAAAACGGCCTTCGAAAACCCCGTATACTGGGGAGTCGACCTGTCCAGTGAGCATGAACGCTTCATTGCGGAAGTCGTCTTCAAGAAGCCGACCATCATCTACAACTACCCCTCGAAAATCAAGGCGTTCTACATGCGCAGgaacgatgacggcaggACTTGCGCAGCGATGGACGTCATCGTCCCGCAGTTCGGTGAGCTTGTCGGCGGGTCGCAGCGTGAGGAGAGGCCGGAGGTGCTGGAGGCCTCCATCAAAGAGAACGGGCTCAACGCGGAGGATTACTCGTGGTACATGGATTTGCGCACGTACGGTTCAATTCCTCACTCAGGTTTCGGGCTCGGATTCGAACGGCTGGTCATGCTTGTAACGGGAGTGGCTAACATCAGGGATGCAATTCCGTTCCCTCGTTACGTGGGCAAAGCTGACTTCTGA
- a CDS encoding histone deacetylase, putative, whose protein sequence is MEKRVSYFYDPDVGSYYYGPGHPMKPQRIRMAHALVLSYDLYRHMEVFRPHKAVEPELLAFHDNDYIQFLSGVSPENYREFAYQLKRFNVGEATDCPVFDGLFVFQQSCSGASIDAAHRLNNQQADICINWSGGLHHAKRSEASGFCYLNDIVLGILELLKYHARVMYIDIDVHHGDGVEEAFYVTHRVMTVSFHKFGNFFPGTGDVTDVGVASGKYYSVNVPLNDGMDDDSFADLFKVVIGKCVEIYEPGAIVLQCGADSLTGDRLGRFNLSNKGHARCVEFCRSLNIPLLVLGGGGYTIRNVARCWAYETGVVLGKQDEMSNQISLNEYYDYYAPDFNLHLTPTNMPNYNTPEHLERIKMKVIDNLRHVERAPGVQFAHVPPDFLQYDDDEDEAAQQEVFDEGGGLATSSASELRGPSPPIYVNHRLRRKDYKNDYYDLPDRDQQVPI, encoded by the coding sequence ATGGAGAAGCGTGTGTCATACTTCTACGACCCCGATGTGGGCAGCTACTACTATGGCCCCGGGCATCCCATGAAGCCGCAGCGCATCAGGATGGCTCACGCCCTGGTGCTCAGCTACGACCTGTACCGACACATGGAGGTCTTCAGGCCTCATAAGGCCGTGGAACCAGAACTGCTGGCGTTCCACGACAATGACTACATCCAGTTCCTCTCGGGAGTGAGCCCGGAGAACTACCGCGAGTTCGCCTACCAGCTCAAGCGCTTCAACGTCGGCGAGGCGACCGACTGCCCGGTCTTTGATGGGCTATTCGTGTTCCAGCAGAGCTGCAGTGGCGCGTCAatcgacgccgcgcaccgcctgaacaaccagcaggcGGACATTTGCATCAACTGGTCAGGAGGGCTGCATCACGCCAAGCGTTCGGAGGCATCGGGGTTCTGCTACCTCAACGACATCGTATTGGGTATTctggagctgctgaagtACCACGCGCGTGTCATGTATATTGACATCGACGTGCATCACGGCGACGGAGTGGAGGAGGCCTTCTACGTCACGCACCGCGTGATGACTGTTAGCTTCCACAAATTTGGAAACTTCTTCCCGGGGACCGGCGACGTCACGGACGTGGGCGTCGCATCCGGCAAATACTACAGTGTCAACGTGCCGCTAAACGATGGCATGGACGACGACAGCTTTGCCGATCTGTTCAAGGTTGTGATCGGCAAGTGCGTCGAGATATACGAGCCCGGCGCCATTGTGCTACAATGCGGTGCAGATAGTCTAACTGGCGACCGGCTGGGTAGATTCAACCTCAGCAACAAGGGCCACGCGCGCTGCGTCGAGTTCTGCCGCAGCCTCAACAtcccgctgctggtgctgGGAGGCGGCGGGTACACAATCCGTAACGTCGCACGCTGCTGGGCGTACGAAACCGGGGTCGTTCTCGGTAAGCAGGACGAAATGTCCAACCAAATTTCTCTCAATGAGTACTACGACTACTACGCGCCAGACTTCAACCTCCACCTCACCCCAACCAACATGCCCAACTACAACACTCCGGAGCACCTCGAGCGCATCAAGATGAAGGTTATTGACAACTTGCGCCACGTTGAGCGCGCGCCTGGAGTGCAGTTCGCCCACGTGCCGCCGGACTTCCTGCAgtacgacgatgacgaagaCGAAGCTGCTCAGCAGGAGGTCTTCGATGAGGGCGGGGGCCTCGCTACCTCGTCAGCGAGCGAGCTTCGCGGTCCGAGCCCTCCCATATACGTAAACCACCGCTTGCGTCGTAAGGACTACAAAAACGATTACTACGACCTGCCAGACCGTGATCAGCAGGTGCCAATCTGA
- a CDS encoding methyltransferase, putative has product MDNEPMDADMSDEDIDYDEEWLYCLRANELDDAVKLLKQRLVTNIHVVDNNGNGPLHYCCANNLAEAVVFLLTECKMGYCRPNHSGNTPLQWAVQTNSADAVKQLLLHDYRVHRADYEKLERSDFFENVESVVLSDAHRLDDDTKRHYNITEYPSNYAANNWVGIVTPNSFGKSILNDAFSAKDQTILHAILEHPASAVLDKPTETSQTDLPIERVSVGGVNGVVHAFQFGGRIADNRPPVVRARELEIKQDEILNAQSAEMDHTGEVIWETDLVAAQWLTALARDGKFEGKRVLQLGSGCGLSAIAMYVSAAFYQKAPHTLVFTDVCSDTVRNLKFNVELNKLGADDRVRIHYLDWTKPDTWPRDEQGSLQTFDIVIGSDLVYDANLVEPLTNVIQATLSKAHGEVFYAFKQARDGARLIPEALTKLGFNVTTQPSPREFQSNPLESSNDKVLEAFFPDLQDDDYTLLYATRGNACTSDAAVHNDPVYRN; this is encoded by the exons ATGGATAACGAACCTATGGACGCAGACATGTCTGACGAAGACATTGATTACGACGAGGAGTGGTTGTACTGCCTGAGGGCAAACGAACTCGACGATGCAGTtaagctgctgaagcaaAGGCTGGTCACCAACATCCACGTGGTCGACAACAACGGCAATGGGCCACTGCACTACTGCTGCGCCAACAACCTGGCTGAAGCGGTGGTATTCCTCCTCACGGAGTGCAAGATGGGCTACTGCCGCCCGAATCACAGCGGGAACACGCCGCTGCAGTGGGCCGTGCAGACCAACAGCGCAGATGCGGTGAAGCAGCTCTTGCTGCATGACTACAGGGTCCACAGAGCTGATTACGAGAAGCTTGAGAGGTCGGATTTCTTTGAGAATGTGGAATCCGTGGTGCTGAGCGATGCGCACAGGCTAGACGATGACACGAAAAGGCACTACAACATCACGGAGTATCCGAGCAACTACGCAGCCAACAATTGGGTGGGCATTGTGACGCCCAATAGCTTCGGAAAATCGATACTAAACGACGCGTTCAGCGCAAAGGACCAAACTATCCTGCACGCCATACTGGAACATCCCGCGTCAGCAGTCCTTGATAAACCCACCGAAACATCTCAGACGGACCTTCCGATAGAACGTGTGAGCGTCGGCGGCGTCAATGGCGTGGTCCACGCGTTCCAGTTTGGCGGCCGCATTGCGGATAACCGGCCgccggtcgtgagggcgcGCGAGTTAGAAATAAAGCAGGACGAAATCCTCAATGCGCAATCGGCGGAGATGGACCACACCGGGGAGGTCATTTGGGAAACTGACCTCGTCGCTGCGCAGTGGCTGACGGCACTTGCGAGGGACGGCAAGTTCGAAGGCAAGAGGGTACTGCAGCTGGGCTCCGGCTGCGGCCTCTCCGCCATAGCCATGTATGTCAGCGCGGCGTTCTACCAGAAAGCCCCCCATACGCTGGTGTTCACGGATGTATGCAGCGACACCGTGCGAAACCTGAAGTTCAACGTCGAGCTCAACAAACTAGGCGCAGACGATAGGGTACGCATACACTACTTGGACTGGACGAAACCGGACACCTGGCCCCGGGATGAGCAGGGGTCATTGCAGACGTTCGATATCGTCATCGGGAGCGACCTGGTCTACGACGCGAACCTGGTGGAGCCGTTGACCAACGTCATTCAGGCAACACTCAGCAAGGCGCATGGGGAAGTATTCTACGCATTCAAGCAAGCTAGAGATGGAGCACGCCTCATTCCGGAAGC GCTTACCAAGCTGGGTTTTAATGTGACCACGCAACCGTCTCCCAGAGAGTTCCAGAGTAACCCATTGGAGAGTTCTAACGACAAGGTGTTAGAAGCGTTCTTCCCAGACCTGCAGGACGACGACTACACCCTACTCTACGCGACTCGTGGTAACGCCTGCACATCCGACGCGGCAGTCCACAATGACCCTGTCTATCGCAATTGA